The DNA sequence GTCCGACACGGTGAGACTGCGTGGAACCGCGAGCATCGCATGCAGGGGTGGGCACCCACATCACTTACAGAACTCGGCCGGGAGCAGGCCAGACAGCTCGGTAAAAACCTCCATCGGAGATACGACATCGATAGAATTCGGTCTTCGGACCTCCATCGGACGAGGGAGACGACGGAGTTGCTTCGGGACTTCGTCGATGTCCCCGTAACGTTCGACTCGACGTGGCGGGAACGCGATTGCGGGATATTTCAGGGGCTCCCGGCAGACGACTTGTTCGAACGGTTTCCCGAGTACGCCCTCCACCAGGTCGGTCTCGAAGCGGCGTACGAAACACCGGACAGCGGCGAGAGCCTCGTCGACGTTCGCAAACGGGTGCTTGAGGGATGGGAGCGGCTGTTAGTTGAAAGCGAACCGGTAGAAACCGTCCTCATCGTCGCTCACGGTGGCCCCATCCGCCTGATTCTCGGGTATATCAAGGGTTTCGACATCCCAGAGGCGATCCTGGATCAGCCACAATCGAACTGTGCCATCAACGAGGTCAACTACGACACTGAAACGGGTGAGACAACCATCGTACGTGAGAACGACACGTGTCACTGCTGAGATGGGACTGCGGTGACGTACGCGAGTGCTGAACACTCACGAATCGAAAGGGATGATTCGACCGCTCAGAAGTGAAGCGGTTCGGCGGTCTCCCAGCGAGAGGAGAACTGATTGTTGACGTTCGCCGCGAACTCGGGGTCTTTCAGGTCGATCATGGCGAACGCCTCGCCGGGCGAGAGCGGGTTCGCCACTTCGATACAGACTTCGAGGTCGTCGATGAGGTTGAAGGTCCCGTCGAGTTCCGCCGTCGTTCGAACCGAAAATTTCGGATGATCCGAGAGCGTGTCGGCGTAGCGCCGACCGACGCTCTCGGGGAGCGTGCTGACGAGTTCCGGCGACATGAGGACGGATACTTCCACGCCCCGTGACAGCGCCGTTTCGAGGTGCTCCGCGACGGTGTCCCCGACGTTGCCGATGTCGAACGTCGGGGACACCCGACCGGCGACCATGACGATGCGGCGTTCCGCGGCGTCCAAGCGTTCGATGAGGAGTTCGAGCGAATCGTCCGGACCGACCGCCGCTGTCCAGAAGCCCTCCTCTATCGGCGGGTCCACGGCGTCGAGTTCGGTGCTCAAATCGTCCACGATGTCCTCGTACTGGTCGGCCTTCGCGTTCAGTTCGTCCAGTTTGTCGTCCAGCAGTCGGTCGAGCGCGGTGGTCGGCTCGACGGCGACGTACTTCTTCGGGCGACTCGCACTCTGACTTCGCACGAGGTTGTGCGTCTCCAGGCTGTTGAGCACGTCGTAAATCCGCCCCATCGGAACGTCGCTCACCCGAGAGAGGTCCTTCGCCGTCGTCGGTCCCGTGTTCAAGAGCGCTCGATACGCACGCGCTTCGTACTCGGAGAGACCCAAATCGCGAAGACTTGCCATAGCTGTTGACATTAGCCCGACAGTATATAAACTCTACGTGCGTTTTATGTGCCTCAACTGGACAGAGTATCCTTTTCGCAAATATTGCTCAAAAGAAACTCGATGCTAGTTCACTCAGCTCCGCCGGAGATGTCGCCGGATCGGATTCGTTCTCGCCGTCGATGAGTCGGGCGGTTCCCCGCTCGTACTCGCCGTCAGGCGCGAGGACGACGACTTTCTCGTGGTCGGCGAGTCGAAGCGCGGCACGGTGTAGGTTCGACCCCGGTTCGTCGGCGACCACGACTTGGAGGGGTGGCCTGCACAGTCGGGAGGCGGCCGTCGCGTAGCCCGCGACCTGCACGCCGATTCGGTCCGCCGCACCTGCGAACGCGCCGACCGCCTCGCGTGCGGCCTCCTCGTACGACGAATCGCTCGTCAGGACGGTCAAATCGACCAGCGCGTCGGCCAAGACGGCGTTGTCATCGACGGGGCGAAGTTCACGGTCGAGCAGTCCCGGCCCTTCGCGCGGTCCGTCGACGAACGCACCGTCGTCGGCTTGGAGCGTTTCGATGGCGTGATCCGCGACGCTCGCGCGGTTTCGAGGTACTCGTCGCCGCCGAGGACCTGTGCGGCGGTGACGAAGGCTCGCGTCACGTAGGCGTGGTCGGCGAGCAGGCCGCGTTCCCCAACCTCGTCGCCGTCACGGTAGTGAACGACCGCACCGTTTTCGACGCACGTCGAGAGGAATTCGAGGGTTCGTTCGGCGTACCGTCGTGCGTGTTCGTCGTCGGTGTAGGCGGCGTACGTGAGCAACGCGTCCGCGGCGAGCGCGTTGCGGTCGGCGAAGGCGGTGAAATCGACGGGTGGTGCCTCCCGACTCTCGCGGTCGCTCGCGTCGCCCTCGTAGTAGCCGTCGCCGGGTTGTTGGCTGCCGCCGAAGGCGTCGCCCTCCCAGAGCGTCGTCGTCAGATATTCGACGGTCTTCGCGGCAGGGTCGCGGTAGCGGTCCTCGCCCGTGTACAGGTAGGCGTTCGCGTAGGTGCGCAGGAGTGCCGCGTTCAGGTCCAACATCTTCTCGCGGTGGATGTCGTTCCACTCGGGGGTGCCGGAGTAGCGGAAGAACCCGCCCTCGTAGTCGTCGTAGAGGTTCGCCGTGATCGGCGAAAGGGTGGCGAGTGCGCGCTCCCGGTCGCGTTTCAGCGCGAACTCGACGGTTCTCGGGAGCGGGAACTTCGCGTCGTCGCCCCAACCGCCGTTGGTCGGGTCGAACTGGTCCTCGATCTGTCCGACCATCAGGCGCTCGATTTCGCCGGTGACCTCGCCGGACGGGGGGCTCTGGTCGCGGATGTTGCGCGGTACTTGCGAGGCTTCCCGGCCCTTGTGCTCCCAGAGGTCGCGCACCTGTCCGACCACTTGGCGCATGGTGTTCGCGTCGAGGAACGTCGCGCCGGTCAGGTGTTCGCCTTCTGGCGTCAGAAACACCGTCGTCGGGAACCCGCCCATGTTGTATCGCTCCCTGACACGAGGTTGGCGGTCGATGTCGGCCCGGACCGGGACGAACGAGTCGTTGACGTTCGCCGCCAGCGTCGGCACCGCGTAGGTCGTGTCGTCCATCTCGTGGCACCACGAGCACCACCGAGCGGACAGCGAGAGAAGGACGGGTTTGTCGGCTTCCTGTGCCTCCTCGAACGCCGCGTCACCCCACTCGCGCCACTCGATTTTCGTCCGTTCCGCAGACTGATCCATGGCCTGACTTTGGGTCGAACGTGGGAAGTGGTTTCGGAATCCGCGTCGGTAACGAAGGAGTCAACCTACCT is a window from the Haladaptatus sp. R4 genome containing:
- a CDS encoding histidine phosphatase family protein, whose product is MITVVVVRHGETAWNREHRMQGWAPTSLTELGREQARQLGKNLHRRYDIDRIRSSDLHRTRETTELLRDFVDVPVTFDSTWRERDCGIFQGLPADDLFERFPEYALHQVGLEAAYETPDSGESLVDVRKRVLEGWERLLVESEPVETVLIVAHGGPIRLILGYIKGFDIPEAILDQPQSNCAINEVNYDTETGETTIVRENDTCHC
- a CDS encoding TrmB family transcriptional regulator → MASLRDLGLSEYEARAYRALLNTGPTTAKDLSRVSDVPMGRIYDVLNSLETHNLVRSQSASRPKKYVAVEPTTALDRLLDDKLDELNAKADQYEDIVDDLSTELDAVDPPIEEGFWTAAVGPDDSLELLIERLDAAERRIVMVAGRVSPTFDIGNVGDTVAEHLETALSRGVEVSVLMSPELVSTLPESVGRRYADTLSDHPKFSVRTTAELDGTFNLIDDLEVCIEVANPLSPGEAFAMIDLKDPEFAANVNNQFSSRWETAEPLHF